Proteins encoded together in one Yersinia mollaretii ATCC 43969 window:
- the gpt gene encoding xanthine phosphoribosyltransferase yields the protein MSEKYVVTWDMLQIHARKLAQRLLPAEQWKGIIAVSRGGLVPAGILARELGIRYVDTVCISSYDHDNQRDLKVLKRAEGDGEGFIVIDDLVDTGGTAKAIRDMYPKAHFVTIFAKPAGRPLVDDYVVDIPQDTWIEQPWDMAVTFVAPLSGK from the coding sequence ATGAGCGAAAAATACGTCGTTACCTGGGATATGTTGCAAATTCACGCCCGCAAACTGGCACAGCGTTTACTGCCAGCCGAGCAATGGAAAGGTATCATCGCGGTGAGCCGTGGTGGGTTAGTACCGGCTGGTATTCTGGCGCGTGAGCTGGGTATTCGTTATGTAGACACCGTATGCATTTCTAGCTATGACCATGATAATCAACGTGATCTTAAAGTCTTAAAGCGTGCTGAAGGCGATGGCGAAGGCTTTATCGTGATTGATGATTTGGTGGATACCGGTGGCACCGCGAAAGCCATTCGCGATATGTATCCGAAAGCACACTTTGTGACTATCTTCGCCAAACCGGCTGGCCGCCCATTAGTTGATGACTATGTAGTTGATATCCCTCAGGACACATGGATTGAACAACCATGGGATATGGCGGTGACTTTTGTTGCCCCTTTAAGCGGTAAATAA
- the frsA gene encoding esterase FrsA, with translation MAQANLSEILFKPKFKHPETSTLVRHAHCNHPMSVHSALDGDTASHWYRMINRLIWTWRGVDPLEIEEVLSRIACSKAEHSDNELLDTVVGYRNGNWIYEWAHQAMQWQQKAMEEADPVNAGQYWLNAANLYSIASYPHLKGDELAEQVEVLSNRAYEAAAEHLLYTLKKLDFTISDGGTLSGFLHMPTVGSAPFPTVLICGGLDTLQGDYHRLFRDYLAPKGIAMLTIDMPSVGASSRWKLTQDTSYLHQQVLQALPNIPWVDHQRVTVFGLRFGANVAVRLGYLEPQRVRAVACLGPIVHHLLCNSDSQRKVPDMYMDVMASRLGMADASDETLKTEMNRYSLKTQGLLGRRCQTPMLAGFWENDPFSPKEESKLICSSSADGKLLAIPSTPLYDNFHRALLQTSEWLEDKMR, from the coding sequence ATGGCACAAGCCAACCTTTCTGAAATTCTGTTCAAACCCAAATTTAAGCATCCTGAAACCTCGACGTTAGTCCGGCATGCCCATTGCAATCATCCTATGAGTGTTCATTCAGCACTGGATGGTGATACCGCTAGCCACTGGTATCGCATGATAAACCGCCTCATCTGGACTTGGCGTGGTGTCGATCCACTTGAAATAGAAGAAGTCTTATCGCGGATTGCCTGTTCAAAGGCGGAGCATAGCGATAACGAACTGCTGGATACCGTGGTGGGTTATCGTAATGGTAACTGGATTTATGAGTGGGCCCATCAAGCGATGCAGTGGCAGCAAAAAGCGATGGAAGAAGCTGATCCGGTGAATGCGGGTCAATATTGGTTAAACGCGGCCAATCTTTACAGCATCGCCAGTTACCCGCACTTAAAAGGTGATGAGCTGGCCGAGCAAGTCGAAGTGCTGTCAAATCGTGCCTATGAAGCTGCCGCTGAGCACTTGCTCTACACATTGAAAAAGCTCGATTTCACGATTTCCGATGGTGGCACACTCTCTGGCTTCCTGCATATGCCAACGGTGGGCAGTGCGCCATTCCCAACGGTACTGATATGCGGTGGGCTGGATACCCTACAAGGGGATTACCACCGCTTATTCCGCGACTATCTGGCCCCAAAAGGGATCGCCATGTTGACCATCGACATGCCATCCGTAGGGGCATCATCCCGCTGGAAATTAACGCAAGATACCAGTTATCTGCACCAACAAGTGTTGCAGGCATTGCCGAATATTCCTTGGGTTGATCATCAGCGAGTCACTGTTTTCGGCTTACGTTTTGGTGCCAATGTGGCAGTGCGCTTAGGTTATCTTGAGCCTCAGCGGGTCCGCGCAGTGGCTTGCCTTGGGCCGATTGTTCACCATCTTTTGTGCAACAGCGATAGCCAGCGCAAAGTGCCGGACATGTATATGGATGTGATGGCCAGTCGCTTGGGCATGGCAGATGCGTCGGATGAGACACTGAAAACAGAAATGAACCGCTACTCCCTGAAAACACAGGGGTTGTTGGGACGGCGCTGCCAAACGCCCATGCTGGCAGGCTTCTGGGAAAATGATCCCTTCAGCCCGAAAGAGGAGTCGAAACTCATCTGTTCTTCCTCCGCTGATGGCAAGTTATTGGCTATACCATCTACACCACTGTATGACAATTTCCATCGCGCATTATTGCAAACCAGCGAATGGTTAGAAGATAAAATGCGTTAA